The Terriglobus roseus region ACCAGTATGTCTGGGCAAGTGCTGCTGGCGCCTCCAACTACGGTTTGTTCTCCATCAATCCGAATCTGAAGACGGCCTATTCGCAGACCTTCAACCTGGGCACGGAGTATCAGCTCAGCCGCAATACCGTTGTCACTCTGGGATATGCCGGTTCCACTGGAACTCACCTGTATGGTCTCCGCGATGCGAACCAGGCTGCGCCGGGCGTAGGTACCTCGGCTACGGCTCTGATTCCACGCCGTCCTTGCTACATCAATAAGTGTGTTGCTAACTACGCTTCCATCGGCCCCGTGCAAGAGGTTGCGAGCTGGGGCGCATCGAACTTCAACTCGTTGCAAGCGACGATCAAGTCGAACAACTGGCACCATCTGACCAGCCAACTTTCCTGGACCTATGGCCATTCGCTGGATAATGGTTCGGGCTTCCGCAGCACCGGCCCGATCGATTCCAACAACCTTGGCCTGGACTACGGAAACGCCACCTTCGATATCCGTCACACGTTGAATGGATATCTTGTGTGGGAAGCCCCGCAGTTCACGAAGCATCTTGCTCCGTTGACCGCAGGTTGGCAGACGACGCTTAACGCTCAGCTTCACACTTCGGCCCCCATCAACATCACCGTCGGCGATAACACCGGCCTCGGTATGAACAACAAGGACCGTGTTAACTACAACGGCGGCGTCTATAAGACAGGCAGCCGGAACATTCAGACCAACCCAGACGGCAGCAAGTTCATCCAGTATTGGGCCACTGCCGCAGCAAATTCGGTCATTAGTGTTCCAACCTATGGATCGCATGGTAACGTGGGCCGCGACTTCTTCCGTGGACCTGGTTTCTATGTTGTCGACGCAGCACTGGCGAAGAACACGACGATCTATGAGAACGTCAAGTTCCAGTTCCGTGCGGATCTGTTCAACCTGTTCAACATCCTGAATCCGAATACGCCGACGACATCCGTCTCGAGCAATACGTTTGGTCAGATCTCGGGCGCTCCGACCGGTATTTCTTCGGGTGCTCCGTTCAACGTACAGTTCGCCGGAAAGATCATCTTCTAACTTCGGCGTAACGCAACACACTAGCCCGCATGGCTTCCAAGCCATGCGGGCTTTTTCTTTCTATCGCTCTGTTCCGGTTTGGGAATGTCTCACGATGTTGTGTCGCACATGCGGTGCAATGCTATCCGTGTGCAAGAAAAATATGAAAGTTACTTAACTTTATCTCTTGCGTCACGGGACGTTAACGATTACTGTGGGCCTATCGTTCAACCTTTTTCACCGGAATTACGTTCCGGGACTGCGATGTGCTGTGTTTCTTACAGCGCAAACGCTCTCTTGTATCTGCCCACAGGCGCAGGCTGCACAGACGCCATTGGGCTGAACTTTGCAGGACCTCAGGGAGATTCAGATGACCATGTATTCGAGGAGCAGCCGTTTTTCTTTCGGCAGGCGTGGCAGCATTGCATTGGCAACTTCAGCTGTTCTCATCGGCAGCGCTGTTGCAGGAGCTCAGACGTTTCGTGGAACGGTGAGCGGTACGGTTACTGACAGCACAGGCGCGATCGTTGCGAATGCTTCGGTGGAGTTGAAAAATCCCGCAACAGGTGCGGCGATTCAGAGCAAGACAAACGGTGCGGGTAACTATAGCTTTCCGGAAATTGCTCCGGGCAAATATGAGTTGACGGTAAGTGCTCCTGGTTTTGCGACGCGCAAGGTTTCGGACATTGATGTGCAGGTGACGAAGGTTGCCACCATTGATGTGCCATTGAGCGTTGGTGCAGAGAGCACGATTGTGGACGTTGCTGCTGGCAACACGGTCTCGCCTGATACGGAATCAAGCGCACTGGTGACAGTGGTTGATAACAAGGCTGTTGCGGAACTGCCGTTGAATGGCCGCGACTTCACGCGACTAGTGCGTTACTCGCCGGGTGTGGCTGCACTCTCGAACTCGGTGAATGGTTCGCGTACAGCGTCGATCAACTTCCAGGTGGACGGCGCGGATAACGTAGATGCGTGGCTTGGCATTGTGGCTTCGAATCAGGGCGGTATCGCGAGCGTTGCAGGTGGTCTGATTCCGATTGAAGCGATCGATCAGTTCTCCATGCAGAGCGGCGGCGCTGCCGATCAGGGCCGTAATGCTGGCGCGAACAGCAACATGGTGTTGAAGTCCGGTACGAACAATCTGCACGGCGACGTGTTCTACTTCGACCGCAACGAGTTCTTCGCTGCTATCTCGCCTGTGGCCCCTGTGGGAAGCCGCAAGCAGTTCCTGCGCAATCACCAGGGCGGATTTACGTTGGGTGGTCCAGTGTGGAAGGACAAGACGTTCTTCTTTGTTGCTGGTGAAATTCAGATTGCGAAGATCAACACTGCTCTGACGGATACGGTGCTGACCGACTCATGGATTTCGGGTGCAACATCGTTCATGAATGCGTGGCGTGGCGGGCTTGCGACTTCGCCAGGGGTGAGCCAGCTCAGCACGAATCTGTATGGCTTGCTATTCCCTGCGAATTCCAAGGGCGGCGCTGCGACGACGAGCAACTACTTTGCTCAAGGAACGACGAATTACAACTCATACAACGGCATCATCAAGCTGGACCAGCATTTTGGTGAGAAGAACACGCTGAGCGTGCGCTATCTGGGCACCACTGGTAAGCAGACCGCGCCGACGGGTTCGTATTATGCGGACTACTATCAGACCGCACCGATGCACATCCATAACTTCTCTGTTGTGGACAACCACATCTTCAGCAGCAAAATCTTGAACCAGTTGACGTTGGGCGTGAACTACTTCCTGCAGACGTTCAATGATGCGAATCAGAACTTCTTCCCACAGGCGAAGGCTGGTTTGAACCTGGGCATCACAAATCCGATTGTGGCGCAGGGCGCACCGACTATCAGCATCAGCAGCTTCGATATCACCGGCGCGACGCAGCCTTCAGGACGTACCGACGTAACGGGTCACATCACGGATTCACTTCACTGGACGCTGGGACGTCACCAGTTGGTATTTGGTGGTGAGTATCGCCGTGGCGATATCAACCAGCTTTACTTCTCGTCGTCGCGTGGCACGTTTAATTTTGATGGCACGCGTGGCCCGTGGTTCCGCGCCACGAATGGTACGGGTGCAACAGGTTCCACGTGCAATGCCAACTCGCTGACGTATGCGGCAAGCCTTGGCTTCAATACTGCTTCTGCATGCAACAACCTGGCGTACATTGCGGACTTCCTTGCAGGCCAGCCGACGGCATCGTCCGGTGCACGACTGTTGCAGGGTAATGCGCAGCGCGTGTGGTTGATGAACACGGAAGAGGCATGGGTCGCAGACACCTTTAAGGTGAATCCGAAGCTGACGTTGAACCTGGGGGTGCGCTACTCGGTTCCAGGCGTAATTCATTCGCAGGTGGATGACACGTACAGCTTCCGTCCAGCGAGTGGCTCGAATGCGGCAGGCTTCTACAAGCCGATGTACAACCAGTACTACGCTTCGGTTGCACCGCGTATCGGTTTTGCATACTCGCCACGTGAAGACAACTCCACTGTTATTCGCGGCTTTGTCGGGCGCTTCTACGATACGGTTGCGATGAGTGCGTTCGCCTCGGGCACTACGGGCAATGGCGGTGCAGCGTATTCGCAGAACAATCCTGCGGGTCCCGATGCAGCTGCTATCTATATCAACAATGCAGTGAGCTGGCAGGTAAATGTGAATCCATTCGTTGGAGCGGCTGCTCCCACGGTTGGTGCTGTTGGTGTCGATCCGAGCATCCGCATGCCGTATGCGGATGAGTTCAACCTGAACATTGAGCAGCAGGTGAGCAAGAAGACGCTGATGACGGTTGGTTACGTTGGAACGCTCGGCCGCAATCTGCTTACTTATTTCGATCTCAACCAGCCGCTTGCCAGCGGATCGACAACCTACAACGCTCGTCCTTACGCGACGCAGACCTCGTTCGTGAATGAGAATGCAGCGTTCGTTGGCGGTGCGTTGCAGGGCATCAATCAGCTTCGCGGATCTGCCACATCAAACTACAACGCGCTCCAGGTGAGCGTACGTCAGGCTGATTGGAAGGGCTTTTCTGGAAACCTGAACTACACATGGAGCAAGTCCATGGATACTAGTTCTGCAACCGGAACGCCGATGAACAGCTATAACCTGAAGGCGGATTACGGCCCGAGCACGTTCGATGGTCGTAACAACCTGAACGGATATGTCTTCTATACGGTGCCACAGTTCTTCCATGCGATGCCACGCGTGACGAAGGGCTTCCAGTTGAATGCGTCGTTCCAGTACTCGTCGGGTCTGCCGTTGAGCCCTACGGTGAGCACGGACAACAGCCGCACGTACCAGCTGAAGGATCGTCCGAATGTGAACGCCGGAGTGAATCCTTATACGGGTCTGCAGTTGTCTACCAGCACCAGCAGTGGACGGCAGTATCGCTGGATGCAGAATGCTGGAGCATTTACTGCGGCTCCTGTTGGTACTTACGGTAACGAACGTCGTGATGCGTATGTTGGTCCGAACTTCCGCACGATTGACTTCTCTCTGTTCAAGCACACGCCGATCACAGAGAAGATCAACACGGAGTTCCGTGCTGAGGTATTCAACATTTTCAACTTCAACAACTTTGCCAGCCCGAGCGTAAGCAATATCAGCAGCAGCACGTTCGGCCTGATCACCAATACGCGTAACGGTGCATCGGCTCCGGGTATCGGATTTGGCGAACCGTTCAATGTGCAGTTTGCCTTCAAAGTTACTTTCTAAAAACAGTGACTAACTGAAACAATGGCCGGGCCCGTTTCGTTCTGTATCTATCGACAGAATGCAGCGGGTCCGGATGTTTTCAGGGCATCGATGCGCTTTTTGCACCTTCAGGGGAGATGACAGTGATTGGTTTGAAAAACAAACTGGCGGCAGTTGCTTGCGCGGCTGCAGTGGTAATGGGACAAGGTTCGTTCGCGCAGGAAGCGGGCGGCGACAAGGTGGATCTGACCACGTTGAACGCGATTAAGCGCGAGGCGTTTGAGCGTTCGCAGGTGATGGAGAACCTGTATTACATGAGCGAGGTGTACGGCCCGCGTGTGAACAACAGCAGTAACCATCGCGCTGCTGCAGAGTGGGCCATGAAGCAGATGAAGGAATGGGGTCTGCAGAATGTTCACCTGGAATCGTGGGGACCGTTTGGATACGGCTGGCAGATCAAGAAGTTCTACGGCGCGCTTGAGACACCGGCGTATGCTTCGTTGATTGGATTCCCGCTGGCGTGGACGCCGGGCACGGAAGGCCCTGTGACGGCTGAGGCAGTGTGGGCACCGTTGCATACCGAGCGTGACTTTGAGAAGTACAAGGGCAAGCTGAAGGGCAAGATTGTTCTGATCTTCGATCCGCGGGAACTGGAGATGCACACCGAGGCGGAAGCCAAGCGGCTTACCGATGCTGAGGTGATGGCGCGCACGATTACGAATGATGTTTCGCGTCCTGGTGGTTTTGGTGGTGCGCGTCCGGGGGCTGCTGCTCCGCGTCCCGGTGACATTACTCCGACCACAACTTCAACCGCTGCGGCCACTGGCATGGTGTTGCGGAACAAGATCAACAAGTTTCTGAAGGACGAAGGCGCTGCAGTTGCGATCACACCGGGATACAACGGCGATGGTGGCACGGTATTCGCGTCGTATGGTGGTTCGCAGAATCCGAATGATCCTGTTGGTCCGCCGATGGCTGCGATCACTCCGGAACAGTACAACCGCGTGGTGCGTTTGCTACAGCATGGCGAGCATCCGAAGCTGACGTTCGATATCCAGGTGGATTATCAGAAGGATGATCTGAATGGCTTCAACGTGATCGGCGAGATTCCGGGAACGACGAAGGCTGACGAAGTTGTGATGGTTGGCGGTCACTTCGATAGCTGGCAGGGTGGCACAGGTGCAACTGACAACGGCACCGGTTCTTCTGTTGCAATGGAAGCGATGCGTATTCTTGCCACAATCAAGAAGCCGATGGCGCGTACGGTTCGTGTTGCGCTGTGGGGTGGCGAAGAAGAAGGTCTGTACGGATCGCTGGCGTATGTGCAGAAGCACTATGCACCGCGCACCACGATGGTGAAGACGCCAGAGTATGACAAGCTGGACGTCTACTTCAACGATGACTCGGGTTCGGGCCGCTTCCGTGCTGTGTCTGCGCTTGGATCGGACGAGATGGCATCAATCTTCCGTTCGTGGATTGAGCCGATCAAGGATGTGGGCATCATTGCTGTGACGGGACAGACCGCTGGTGCGACGAAGGCTCCGGGTGGTACGGATTCCACTTCGTTCTCGTGGATTGGCCTGAACGGCATTGGCTTCATGCAGGATCCGTTGGAATACGGCTCGCGCACGCATCACTCCAACATGGATCTGTATGACCGTGTGCAGAAGGGCGATGTGATGCAGGGCTCGATGATTGAAGCCTGGTTTGCTTACAACGCTGCGACGCGTGCTGAAATGCTGCCTCGCATTGAAACGCCGAAGCCGGATCCTACGGCGAAGGGTTTCTAAGATAGAAGCCTGAAGATAAGAGAGAGGGCAGGCCGCCAACAGGAGGCTTGCCCCCTTCGTCTTTAGGGCCAGAGCGCCTACCTTGGATGGGTCTTTCACTGCGGGAAACGATTCCAATTTTCACGATTCCTGTGACGCATTGCGACATATAATGGCGCAATTCGTATGACTTCGCTAAACTTGCGCCTTCGCTGCCTTCTTTCTCTTCTCCTAGTTGTCTTCTTGCAAGGATGTGCTGGTGGTGGTTCGGGTTCAGGCTCGAATCCGTCCGGCGGAACGACCACGCCGACACAGACAACGTTGACCGTGACGGGAATTAGTCCGACAAAGATACAGGCTGGTGCGTCTGATTTAACCCTGACGATTACAGGCACAGGGTTTCAGCAAAGCACTCAGTTACAGCTGGCAGGGGCGACTGTCACATCGGCCTATGTAAGCGGTACTCAGATGACTGCCCTTGTTCCGGCGAAGTCACTCACGAATGGAGCTCTGCTCACAGTGGTGGCCATGAACGGCAGCACAACTAGTAGTTCTCCTGCGAATGCTCTTTCGCTGGAAGTGGATAACCCTGTACCGCAGGTGACTGGATTTAGCCCTTCTTCATTGATGGCTGCTGCGGGCTCATCGACGATGTCGCTGAGCGGAAGCGGCTTTGTTCCCAGCAGTGTAGTGCAGATCAAT contains the following coding sequences:
- a CDS encoding carboxypeptidase-like regulatory domain-containing protein, which gives rise to MATSAVLIGSAVAGAQTFRGTVSGTVTDSTGAIVANASVELKNPATGAAIQSKTNGAGNYSFPEIAPGKYELTVSAPGFATRKVSDIDVQVTKVATIDVPLSVGAESTIVDVAAGNTVSPDTESSALVTVVDNKAVAELPLNGRDFTRLVRYSPGVAALSNSVNGSRTASINFQVDGADNVDAWLGIVASNQGGIASVAGGLIPIEAIDQFSMQSGGAADQGRNAGANSNMVLKSGTNNLHGDVFYFDRNEFFAAISPVAPVGSRKQFLRNHQGGFTLGGPVWKDKTFFFVAGEIQIAKINTALTDTVLTDSWISGATSFMNAWRGGLATSPGVSQLSTNLYGLLFPANSKGGAATTSNYFAQGTTNYNSYNGIIKLDQHFGEKNTLSVRYLGTTGKQTAPTGSYYADYYQTAPMHIHNFSVVDNHIFSSKILNQLTLGVNYFLQTFNDANQNFFPQAKAGLNLGITNPIVAQGAPTISISSFDITGATQPSGRTDVTGHITDSLHWTLGRHQLVFGGEYRRGDINQLYFSSSRGTFNFDGTRGPWFRATNGTGATGSTCNANSLTYAASLGFNTASACNNLAYIADFLAGQPTASSGARLLQGNAQRVWLMNTEEAWVADTFKVNPKLTLNLGVRYSVPGVIHSQVDDTYSFRPASGSNAAGFYKPMYNQYYASVAPRIGFAYSPREDNSTVIRGFVGRFYDTVAMSAFASGTTGNGGAAYSQNNPAGPDAAAIYINNAVSWQVNVNPFVGAAAPTVGAVGVDPSIRMPYADEFNLNIEQQVSKKTLMTVGYVGTLGRNLLTYFDLNQPLASGSTTYNARPYATQTSFVNENAAFVGGALQGINQLRGSATSNYNALQVSVRQADWKGFSGNLNYTWSKSMDTSSATGTPMNSYNLKADYGPSTFDGRNNLNGYVFYTVPQFFHAMPRVTKGFQLNASFQYSSGLPLSPTVSTDNSRTYQLKDRPNVNAGVNPYTGLQLSTSTSSGRQYRWMQNAGAFTAAPVGTYGNERRDAYVGPNFRTIDFSLFKHTPITEKINTEFRAEVFNIFNFNNFASPSVSNISSSTFGLITNTRNGASAPGIGFGEPFNVQFAFKVTF
- a CDS encoding M28 family peptidase, translated to MTVIGLKNKLAAVACAAAVVMGQGSFAQEAGGDKVDLTTLNAIKREAFERSQVMENLYYMSEVYGPRVNNSSNHRAAAEWAMKQMKEWGLQNVHLESWGPFGYGWQIKKFYGALETPAYASLIGFPLAWTPGTEGPVTAEAVWAPLHTERDFEKYKGKLKGKIVLIFDPRELEMHTEAEAKRLTDAEVMARTITNDVSRPGGFGGARPGAAAPRPGDITPTTTSTAAATGMVLRNKINKFLKDEGAAVAITPGYNGDGGTVFASYGGSQNPNDPVGPPMAAITPEQYNRVVRLLQHGEHPKLTFDIQVDYQKDDLNGFNVIGEIPGTTKADEVVMVGGHFDSWQGGTGATDNGTGSSVAMEAMRILATIKKPMARTVRVALWGGEEEGLYGSLAYVQKHYAPRTTMVKTPEYDKLDVYFNDDSGSGRFRAVSALGSDEMASIFRSWIEPIKDVGIIAVTGQTAGATKAPGGTDSTSFSWIGLNGIGFMQDPLEYGSRTHHSNMDLYDRVQKGDVMQGSMIEAWFAYNAATRAEMLPRIETPKPDPTAKGF